Below is a genomic region from Bradyrhizobium sp. 1(2017).
GTCGTGTTCGGACGCATGAGCAACTTGGCGCAACTGATCTAGGTCGTTTCTCAATCCGCTCCGCGAGGTGATCGATAAGACACCCGCCGGGCCTCACGCAGTAAGCGTTCAGTATCGAGTTCGAAGTAGCAGGCCTGCGAGACGCAGGCACTGAATGCGTAGGGCTGCCCGCGAATATCGAAACCATAACAACGGTTCGCGGGATGGAATGTCGTCAAACAGCATCGTTGCCGAGCCGGGGCATCACAAACAACCAACCGGCCGCAACAAGTGCGAAACAGGGGCGAAAGACTGATGTATATTATCGTTGATGATCGCGAGAGCGTCGCGAACAGCTACGTCGGAGGGCTCGTTCGCGAAGGTGTATCGTCGATCGGCTTCTCCTCCGGAGAATTCTGGGACTGGCTGCAATCTGCGAGCGAATCGGACCTCGCGGCCGTGGACGCTTTCCTGCTCGGGGACTGCGATGGCCGCGGAAGCCTGCCGCGGGCGATGCGCAAGCGTTCCTCGGCTCCCATCATCGCCATGAGCGGCCAGAAGATGCTCAAGAACACGCTGGAGCTGTTCGAGTCGGGCGTCGACGACGTCGTGCACGTCCCGATTCACCTGCGCGAGATCCTCGCCCGGACGGCCGCGATCGCGCGCCGCCGGGTGGGCGAGTTGCCGAGGCCCTGCGAGACCAGGATCCAGGTCTTCTTCAACGGGCGCGACCCCGAGATTGCGGGCCACGCCCTCACCCTGCCCCGCCGCGAATTGCGCATTCTCGAATATATGGTGAGCAATCACGGCAAGTGGATCACCAAGACGCAGATCTTCAACGCGGTCTACGGCATCTTCGAGGCGACCTTCGACGAGAGCGTCATCGAGAGCCACGTCAGCAAGCTGCGCAAGAAACTCCGCGACCGACTCGGCTTCGACGCGATCGTGGCCCGGCGCTACGTCGGCTATCGTCTCAACATCCCCGCCGGCGAAACCCTCGACGTACCGATGCAGGAGCTCGGCGAGGTCGGAATCCTCCTGAACAGGGCGCACGCCGCCCCGGCAGCGTATCCGGCAGGCAATTAGCGTCACGGCACAGCGCTGCAAGACTGACAACGGCCTCTGCGAAGTCCCCTTCGCGGAGGCCGTTGAACATCCAGCGGCGGAAATCGCGGATTTCAGGCGCGCCCGAGCGGCGATCGACCTGGCGCCAGCTCAAGCCGCTATCCGAGCGGAAGCAACGTTCCAGGTCTGCCCCTACGGCTTCTGCTGGAATTCTTCCTTCGACACGTAGTTGAAGTCTTCGACCAGGACGTCCTGAATCACGTCGGCCTGCATCCGTTCGTTGACGCGCTGCTTGATGGCTGTCGTCAGGACGGACAGGTCGTAGCGGGCGAGCTTCCTGAAATCGAGCCGATCGTCGGCGTAGATCCTGCGGAAGGCTTCGTCGACGACGAACGGCTCAGGCGGAACGCTGAGCTGGTGCATCGTCCGCGCCTCGACGGTATAGACGAAGCGCGCGACAATGTAGCCCTGCACGTTGCCGTTCTCGACCATCGGCACGCTCAGCGCCCGCGTCTTCTGGTATTGCAGCCCGTCGAGATACTCGTCCTTCGCCGGCGGCAGGCTGCCGTTCTCCTTCCAATAGGCCACGGCATAGCTCGTGCCCGCGGTCAGGATGCATACCCAGAGCCCGGCCAGCACCAGCCTGATCATTTTCCATCCTGTGCGGCGCGGCCGGTATAGGTGCCGTCCGACTCGGCGTCCTTGACGGCCTTGACGATGATGGCCGCGACCTCGCGCACCGCGTCGTAATGCATCTCGAGGACGGAGCGATTGCGTTCCAGCTTCTCGCGCAGCCGCTGGATCTCCTCGGTGATCTCGATCTCGCCGCCCAGATGCATCCGTGCCCGCATCAGGCGGGCGAATTCGAGCATGCTCCGGCTCTTCCGCGCGCTGAAATCGTCGAAATCGATCTTCTTTCCGGTCGCGAGCGCAACCGTCTCCTCCTCGACGATGCTTTCGAGCCGGCGGATCGCCGCCAGCAGGCCGCGCATCTCGTCCGATCGCGCCGCGACAGTGTCCGCGGTCACCACCTCGCTGCCGGGATCCGGCAGCAGAGCGGGCAGCAGCGCATCGGCCGCTGCTTCCGTCGCCGCCTCGATGTCCGCAACCGGCTGCTCCATCACCAGGGCCGCCGCGCCTTCTTGTACCTGCATCGCAAATTCACCCTTCAACTTCTGTCACCATTCCCGGATCGTCATCCGGCCTTTCCCGCAACGTCCGGTGCCGGCGGGTGTGCGGCAGCGAGCTGCCTGGCTATGCCAATGCCCTTGCCCTTGGCCAGCTGGCTACCGAGCTGCTCCGCCAGCATCGACTTCCAGACGCTGCCGGCCGTGCCCTTGCCGAAGACCTCCTCCGAATCCTTCGGCAGCATCGTCTCGACGAAGGTCTGGAGGATGAAGGCCTCGAACTTCCGGTACACCTCCCCGGAGGCAGGCGCCTTGATCACCTGCACCGGTGCGCCGTTCGCCGCGTCCAGCTGCGCGTCGGACATCGTCGTCACGGATCGGTCGGCCGCCGCCTTGGCCTTGCCGACCTCCGCCTCCATCGTGGCGGCGAAATCGGCGTCTGAAGGCTTGAGCGCGTCGAGCTTCGCGGTTGCCGCGCGCTGGGCCACGGGGTCGGCGGCTTCGAGGACGTCGAGGACGAGGTCGGGGGTCGCGGTCACGATCATGTCTGGTTCCGGCTGGCTGGCCGCAACGTCCACTCGCGCGCGGCTGGGCTTGTTCCCGTCAATTCCTCGAGCGAGCGCTTTTCCGCATCACGGAGCTTGTCGGCGAGAGCCGCCTTGGCCACTTCCTCGAGCTGCTTCACACGCCGGCTCTCCGCGCGAACCTGGTCGAGCTGCCGCAAGGCCTGCTCCTTCACGGCGCGCGCGCCGAGACTCGTCCTGTTGAGACGCCGCGCGATCGACTCGCTCGACGAGCCCGCCGGCGGCTTGCCGTCGTTGAGGGCCCCGACCAGCCATTCCTGCTCGTCCTGCAAGCTGCGCTCCTGCTGCCGCAGTTGCGCAAGCTGCCATTCGGACAGCCGGAGCTGGAGCTTCACCAGCGAGACCATCCGACCGAGCTTGTCAGCGCGCGACGCCATGACCGTTCACTCCGCAAGCCACGACGAGACACCGAGCATGAACTGCGTCAGAAGCTCGTCGCTGGTGAGATAGAGCAGCAGGAAGCCGCCGAACAGCACGAAGGGCACCGATATGAAATAGACCGGAATGGCCGGGGTCAGCTTGTTGATCAGGCCGACCGCGAGGTTGACGATGACCGAATAGACGATGAAGGGGCTCGTGATCCGCAGCGTCAACACGAACGCTTCCGACAGGCGCCCGACGAGAAGGTCGAGCGCCACGCTGCCGCCGAGCCTGCTCCCGGGATGCCAGACGTCGTAGGAGTTCATCAGCCCGCGCAGCACCTGCCAATGCTGATCGGTCATGAAGAACAGCGTGGTGACCGCCGCCATGATCAGCGGCACCAGGGCCGGCGCCGGATCGGTGTCGCCGATTGGCGTGCCCGGGATGTTGCTGAGCCCGATCGCGCTCGCCATCACCGTCGCCATGGTCTGTAGCGCCAGGAAGAACACGCGCCCACCGAGCCCGATGACGCTGCCGACCACGAGCTCGGAGCAGATCAGGAGCGCCAGCGTCAGCGGCGCCGCGTTGTCCGTGAGCGGTTTCAACACCGCGATCAGGATCGGCGTCAACGCGAACGTCGTGACGAGCGCGACGAACAGGCGGACCTGGGGCGGAACGTTCACGCTGGAATAGCCGGGCACCAGCATCAGGCAGGCACCGATGCGGCAGAACACGATGAAGGTCACCAGCACGCTGTCGGCGAGGCCCGCGATCACGATACGGCTCCGAGCGCCCTGATCTCGGCGCTGCGCGCCACTTCGACATGAGACAGGATCGGCAGGGTCGGGAACACCCGCTCCAGGATCATCCGGACATAGGGCCGCGCTTCCGGCGTCACCGCCAGTACCACGCTGGTGCCGCTCTCGGTGAATTTGCGGATCGCGGCGCTGGCTTCGGTCGCGAACTGCTCGATCAGACGCGGATCGGCGTCGAACTCGACGACGTCGCCCTTGCCGTCGCGCTTCAGGCTCTGATGGAAAGCGAGGTCCCAGCGATTGCCGAGACGAACCACGTTCAGCACGCCGTTGTCGGAGAGGTCGCCGCAAATCTGTTGGGCAAGACGGGTCCGTACGTGCTCTGCGACCTGTTCGGAGCGCCGCACATGCGGCGCGATTTCGGCGATCGCCTCGAGGATGAGGTGAAGGTTGCGAATGGAGACCCGCTCGGCCAGCAGGATCTTCAGGATCGCCAGAAGACCCGAGTAAGAGATCTGCGACGGACAGAGATCCTCGACCAGCCGCTTGTATTCGGGATCGAGCCGGTCGAGCAGGGCGCGCATATCCTTGTAGGACAGGAGCTGGGCGAGATTGGCCCGGATCACCTCGCTGAGATGCGTGAGCAGCACCGACAGATTGTCGACCGGCTTGCAGCCCTGGCGCTTGACCTCGTCGGTGAAGGCTTCCGTCACCCACAGCGCCTTCATGCCGAAGGCGGGCTCGACCACCTCCTCGCCGGGCACGTCGGGCTTGCCGTCCTTGTCGACCAGAACCAGCACCTCGCCCAGCCTGAGCTCGCCATGGGCGACGCGGGTGTCGTGAATCCGGATCTGGTAGCCCTTGGGGTCGATCGACAGATTGTCGCTGAGCTTGATCTCGGGAATCACGAAGCCGTACTGCTTGGCGAACTTCTTGCGGATCTTGGCAACGCGATGCGCGAGCTCGTTGCGCGAGCCCAGCAGATGGACCGAAAGATGGCCACCGAGCGCCAGCTCGATCTCCGCGGTCCTGAGCTGCTCCTTGACGGATTCCTTGGCCTCGGCCTGGGCCCGCTCGTCGGCCTTGCGCGCATCGTCCTTCTGCTTCAGCGCCGCCTGGCGCTTCGGCAGGGAGTAGCCGACGAAGGCCATGACACCGCCGAGCAGCACGAACGGCGCCATCGGCAGCCCCGGCATCAAGGCGAGCACGAACATCATCAAGGCGGCGGCCGACACCGCGCGCGGATAGCCTCCGAGCTGCCGCAGCACCGCCTGTTCGGCCGAGCCCCTGGTGCCGCCCTTGGAGACCAGGAGGCCCGCCGACAGCGACACGATCAGCGCCGGCATCTGCGACACCAGGCCATCGCCGACGGAGAGCTTGGTGTAGACGTCGGCCGCGCGCGACAGCGTCAGCCCATGATGGGTGACGCCGATGATGATGCCGCCGAAGATGTTGATTGCGGTGATGAGCAGGCCGGCGATGGCGTCGCCGCGGACGAATTTCGAAGCGCCGTCCATGGCGCCGAAGAACGCGCTCTCCTCTTCGAGCTCGCGGCGCCGGCGCTGGGCTTCCTTGTCGTCGATCAGGCCCGCCGACAGATCCGCGTCGATCGCCATCTGCTTGCCCGGAATGGCATCCAGCGTGAAACGGGCGCCGACCTCGGCGATGCGCGTCGCGCCCTTGGTGATCACGACGAAATTGACCGTCACCAGGATCGCGAAGATGATCAGGCCGATGACGAAGTCACCGCCCATGACGAACTTGGAGAAGCCTGCGACGACGTGACCGGCGGCGTGCTCGCCCTCCCCGCCCCGCGACAGGATCAGGCGCGTCGTCGCGACGTTCAGCGCCAGGCGCAGGATCGTCGCGATCAGCAGCACGGTCGGGAACGCCGAGAAGTCAAGCGGCCGCTGGATCCACAGTGCGACCATCAGGATCAGCGCCGAGAGCGCGATCGAGAAGGCAAGGCCGAGGTCGATCAGGATCGGCGGGATCGGCAGGAACAGGATCGTGAGCATGGCCACGATACCGCCCGCGAAGAAAGCGTCCGCCCCGAGGCGGCGCGGGCTGGGCAGGCTAGCAGTTAACGTATCGGCCATGGGTCACCGGCAGAAGGGTCCGGGTCGCAATCTGCCGTGCAAAGCTTACGCGAGGGTGGTGGATGGCCTCGGCGATCAGAAGCCGTGCTCGATCCGCGAATAGACCATCTCGGTGAAGGTGGAGAGATGGGCGCCGATGAACGAGCCTGAAACGGCGACCACGAGGAGAATGACGATGATCTTCGGGACGAAGGTCAGCGTCACCTCCTGGATTTGGGTCAGGGCCTGGATCAGCGCAATGACGGTGCCGACGAGCATCGCGGCCCCGACCGCGGGCCCGGAGGCGACGATGATGGTCCAGATCGCGGCCTGGACGATGTCGAGGGCGTCCCGCTCGTTCATGACTGACTGATCGTGAGCCCGGGGCCGACCGCGACCTTGGTGCCGTTCTCGAGGGTTGCGATGGAGCCGTCGCTGTTGATGGAGACCGAGATGACCTTGCCGCTGAAGCTCGCGCCGGTCGAATCGGTGAAGCTGACGGTCTTTCCGATCAGCCCGTTGGCCTGCGACAGCGACTGCGAGGACAGCAGCGCGTCCAGCTTCGAATTGGTCTGCATGGCCTGCTCGACCGTCGACAGCTGCGCGAACTGGCTCATATATTGCGCGGTATCCATCGGATTGGTCGGATCCTGATTCTTCATCTCGGCGACGAGCAGCTGAAGAAACGTGTTGTAGTCGACGCTGTTGCTCGACGTTGTCGTGGTCGAGCTGGATGACTTGCTGGTCGTGTCGGTGGCGCTGGTGACGTTCATCTAGCCTCTCCGCTGTCAGGCAGCCTCGAATGGGGAATGGGTCGCGGCACCGGCCAGGATGGCCTGCTCCACCGGGAACAGCGCCCGGATCCGCTTGAGTGCCTCGAAGTAGCGGGTCGTTTCGACCAGCTCGTCGACCGCGGCAAGGCCGTCGAGCATCTCGCGGCTCTCGCACACCGCAACCAGGGCGGCGTGATGCTGCGCATACAGCACTGACGCGTCCCGGACGTCGGTGGGGTTCATCAGCATGAGCTGCACGATGAAATAGAGCTGCCGCATCGCCGTGGTGGCGTCGGAGGCCTGCATGACCTGCCCTTCGAGCAGGAACATCACGTCGTTGACGAGCTCGACGGAGACCTTACGGTCCACGCGCAGCACCGCGCCGTTGATGTAGATCCGTTCGCCGGCGCGCAAGGAGATCTTCATCAAAGAGCGTCTCGGATCAGGCGGTTGATTTCGATCAGCTGCATCACGTCGTTCGACTTCTCTTCGCGAAGCCGGTCGGCCTCCTTGACGACCCACAGGCCGATCGAGATGATCTCGGCCCGCAGCTTGTCCGGAAGTCCGTTTTCCGGATGCGAGAGATCTTCGATGAAGATCGTCCACAGCCGCCGGACATAGAGCAGGCTCTCGACCAGATCCTCGAGGCGGAAGACGTCTCGCTGAATCCGCTCGAGCCGGTCGATGCCGAGACTGAGCGCCTGCCGCTCGCGGCCTCGCGCTTCATGGCCGCTCTCGTCGACGACCGCTTCATAGGCTTCAAACGTCATCTGAACCACTCTGCACGGGAGACCGAATGACAAAACGAAAGTTGCGCGCCTGACCAGCAGGCGTTGGCTCAGAGATAGTTGATGAGGCTGATCTTCTGGAGCTGCGAGGTGAGCGCGAGCGCCGTCTGGATCTGGGTCTGCAAGGTGTTGACCCGGACCGAAGCCTCGGTCGGATCGACCGCCTCCAACTTGACGATCTGGTCGTTGAGGATGTCCTTCTGGATCTTCAACTTCTCGGTCGCGCCGGTGACGCGTTGCTGGATCGATCCGACAGTGCCTCCGAGCACGGCGAGATCGTTGATGGCACCGCCGACGAGGCTGATGGCCTTATCGACGACGACCTGGAACGTATCCTTGCTCAGGTTCGTGTTCCCGAGATCGGTCAGCATGGTGTAGGCCTCGGCCAGCTTACGGAAGCCGGGCTGGTTGGCGCTGACGGAGCTGTCGACGACCTCGGTCGTGGAGATTCGGCTCGACAGCGTCTGGTCGGTGGCCGACGACCAGTTGGCGTTCCAGGCCGGGCTCGCGAATTCGGTGTCGAGGGTGTTGTCGAGGAAATTCTGCATCTGCGCCGGCGTGATGGTGCTCACGCTGGCCGACGACTGCGGGAAGCCGAAGCTCGCCAGGAAGTCGGCGTCGACCTGGTTCTTGCTGGCCGAGCCGGCGACATAGTTCGTGACCGGCACAGTCTGCGTATCGATGCCGCCGAACAGGTACGCTCCGTTGTAGGAGACGTTGAGCGCGCCGATGAGGTCCTGCAGGTTTGCCGACGCGCTCGGCAGGATGATCTTCGCGCCGCTGTCAGCATCGCGGGCCGCGATCAGGTTCTTGAGGAACTCCGACGCGGTCTTGCCGAGCTGGGTGATCCGGTTCTGGGTCACGTCGAGGCGGCCCGCGACGAGCTCGTTGGTGTCGACCAGCTGGTCGGCGAAATTGAACTCGGAGCGTAAGCTCACGTCGCGGCCCGTGCCCGTGCCGAGCTCGAGGCCGACGTCGGCGAAACGGCCGGTGGTCGCCTCCTTCGAGGCCTTGCTCAGCGCGGCCTGATTGTTCGTGATCGAGGACCTCAAGGCCGAGGACAGCATCAGGGTCGAGATGTAGTTCGCGCTCATCATGACTTAATTCCCCACGGCGGCCAGCAGGCTCTGCAACATCTCGTCGACGGTGGAAATGATCTTCGAGGATGCCGAATATGTACGCTCGACCTGAAGCATCAACGCCATTTCGTCATCCATGTTGACACCATTGACGTTGGACAGCGCTGCCGTGCTGCGGTCGAGCAGCGTGTTCTGGTACTGGACGCTGTCGTCCGCGGTCTTGCGCTGGCTTTCGATCCAGCTCGCCGAGGACGAGGCGAACTCGATCACGCTGCCGCTCGGCTTGGCCTGCGCCGCGACGGCGAATGGCTGCGGCGCGTCCATCTCGTTGATGAGCTGCTGGAGCCGCGCAGAGAAACCGGCATTGCCGGTCGTGTTGTAGTTGAAGGCGGCGTTGCCGCTGATCGCGCCATCGCGCAGCAGGTTCGGATTGCCGCCCGCCGCGGGATCGACCGATGCAGCGACACTGATGGTACCGGCAAGGCCGACCGAGATGGTGGCGCTCGCGGGCATTGCCGGCGCACCGGGATAGGTGAAGAGGCCCGGCCTGTCGGCCAGCGTGGGGGTGGCTGACTGATCGCTCTCCCTGAAGGCGTCGATCAGGCCGCGCGCGATTTCGTCGAGCTGGCTCTGGTACGTGACCGTGGCGTTGTCGCGCAGTTCGGCGAGGCCGGCGAGCTTGCCCGTCTTGAGCGGCATCACCGAGTTGGCTCCCGTGACCGGGACACCGTCGATATAGACCGCATTGCCGGTGGTGCCGGGCGTATAGACGTTGGTCGCTGCGAAACTTACCGTTCGCGCCGTCTTGTCGAACAGCACGACGCCGCTGTCGGTGTAGAGCGCCGCATCGCCATTGGCCCGGAGCGACATCGAGACACCGACCTCCTCTGACAACTTCGAAACGATGTTGTCGCGCTGGTCGAGATAGTCGGTGACGTCGTCGCCGGAGATCGTTCCCTTCACGATCGCGGTATTGACCTTGTCGAACTGGGCGAGCAGCTGATTGATGTTGGCGACCGACGTCGCCATGTCGGCGTCCGCACCCTCCCGGACGGACTGCACGGTCTTGGTCGCCTGGTTGAGGTTCGCCACCATGTCCTTGGCGGACGTCACCGCGGACTGCGCCAGGGTCGCGTTGTCGGTGGAGTTCGCATATTGCTGGAGCGCCTGCTTCAGCTTGGTGAGCTGGGCGGTCGGCGACTGCTCGAGCTCGGGATCGTCCACCGTCGAGGCCGCGATCTTCTGGAGACCGTCATAGATCACGCCCTGCTTGGCCGAGGCCGACGTCGCGGTGAGAACGTTCGTGAACAGGCCGCCGCTCGCGGCGCGCTGGATCGCCGCGACATAGACGCCGGTGCCGGGAAGGTTGTCCAGCACGGCGATCTTGCGCGAATAGCCGGTCGCACTGGCACCGGCGATGTTGCGCGAGATCGTCGACGACTGGATGCCCGACGCCATGAGCGAGGCGCGGGCGGAATCGAGAGCGGCGGTAAGGGACATGATCTGCTCTTGCCCGGGATGAGCGCTCGAGGATTCAGCGCTTCAGATTGACGACGACGTCGAGCAGGTCGGCGCCGGTCTGGAACGATTTCGAGTTCGCGGTGAAGCCGCGCTGCGCCTCGATCATCCCGGTGAGTTCGTCCGCGAGATCGACGTTGGAGTCCTCCAGCGCGCCGGACTGGATCGTTCCGAGTCCGCCGGTGCCAGCGTTGCCGGCCTGCGCGTTGCCGGAGTTCATGTTGGTCGAATAGACGTTGCCCGGCTCGGGTGTCAGATTGTCGGGGCTGGCGACATCGGCAAGCATGATCGTGTACAGCGTCAGCTGCTGCCCGTTCTTGAGAATGGCCGTCACATGGCCGGCCTCGTCGACGTCGACCTTGTCGATGGCCGCAGGGACGCTGCCGTTGACGGTGGCCTTGAAGCTGAAGTCGGCTCCGACCTGCGTCATGTTCGACAGGTCCATGGTCAGCGCCGCGCCGCCCGGGACGGTCACGGTGAGGCCCGTCGGGCTCGCCGCCGCCAGCGCGCCTTTGCCGGCCGCCGTGGTGTCGAAGGTGAAGGTGGTGGCCGCGCCGAGCGACGTGCCGGTCGCGGAATCATAGACCTGGACCTGCCAGGTATCCGAGCCGGCGGCCGTCGCGGTGTGGGACATGTAGACATCGAGCGTCACGGCCTGGCCGATATTGTTGTAGGCGACGATCGAGCTCTTCGACGAGTAGGATGCCGGGCCCGGCGGACCGGCGATCACCGCGGCCTTCGGATCCAGATTGCCGGTCGTCAGCGTCCCCGCCGTCGACGGGACCGGCACCTGCGAGACCTGGGCGATGTTCACGATCTGCATTCCCGCCAGGCTGTTCTGCGAGAAATTGGTCACGAGGCCAGGCTGGCCCAGAAGATAATAGCCGGCCGCGTTGACCAGATTGCCCTCGCTGTCGGGCACGAAGGAACCGGCGCGCGTCAGGTATTGCTGGGTGTTGTCGGCGTTCGACACCACGAAGAAGCCGTTGCCCTGGACGGCAAGGTCCGTCGTCGATGTGGTGAACTGGGTATGTCCTGCGTCGCTGATGGCGTAGCGCACGGTCGTCTCGACGGCGCCGGAGTCGTAATTGCCCGAGCCGCTCTTCAGGATCAGCGAGGAGAATTCGGTGGAAGCCCGCTTGTAGCCGGTGGTGTTGACGTTGGCGATGTTGTCCGAGACCGTCGACAGCTTGTTGGACTGCGCAGACATCCCGGATACGCCGGTGCGCATAATGCCGTAGAGGCTCATGGATTGGGCTCCTGTGGTAGGGTGCAGTTACAATGAGTGTTGTTGCTTGCGCGGGGCTGACGGTCGGTAACCATGCACAACTTCACGTGGTCAGGTCGTCTTCGGCTGACAGAACGAGCGCGCCTTGTCGGTCCAGGCGCCAAAGCCGCTGGAGACGAGATGAGCGACGATGTGACAGACGTAACGTTTCTGCGCCGGCTGATTGTTCGGACCTGCATTGTAGCGCGCGACCGCCATGGTCCAGCTGCCCTCGCGCTGCTTGAGCTCTTTCAAGAAGCGCGCGGCATATTCGACGTTCCGGGCCGGATCGAACATCGCGCGCACCGAGGCGAATTTGTCGCCGTGATAATAATGGTTGATCTGCATGCAGCCGAGATCGATCAGCTTGATCCCCTTGCTTCGCATCGCCTCGAAATTCGTAATCGCATCGTCCATGTCCTTGGCGAACACGGTCTGGCCATCGGCGCCGAGCGCATAAGGATGCAGCGCGCCACGACGTCCGGTTTCGGTGAGGCCGACCGCATAGAGGATGCCGAGCGGAATGCCGTGCCGCTGGGCTGCACGCGCCATCTCGCGCTCGCAGGGGCGCGCGCCGTCGGCAGCTGCCTCGGCAGCGCCCGCGTTACAGATAAACAGGGCCGCGACGATTCTGCGGCGCCACGTCCTGGTCATGACGCGTCTCCTGGTTGGACTGGCGCTCGTGCCGGGCCTGCTTCGCCTCGCCCTCCGACTGCCCCGACGAGGTGTTCGCGCCACCGAACGAGCCTTGCGATTGCGACGGCGGCTGCTGCTGGCTGGAAAGCTGCGGCTGCGACTGGCCGGAGCCGCTCTGGAATCCATCCAGCGAGCCGTGCTGGACGGGCGCGACGTCGGCGACATAGCCCGCCGACTGCAGGAGATCGCGAATCGA
It encodes:
- a CDS encoding response regulator transcription factor, with protein sequence MYIIVDDRESVANSYVGGLVREGVSSIGFSSGEFWDWLQSASESDLAAVDAFLLGDCDGRGSLPRAMRKRSSAPIIAMSGQKMLKNTLELFESGVDDVVHVPIHLREILARTAAIARRRVGELPRPCETRIQVFFNGRDPEIAGHALTLPRRELRILEYMVSNHGKWITKTQIFNAVYGIFEATFDESVIESHVSKLRKKLRDRLGFDAIVARRYVGYRLNIPAGETLDVPMQELGEVGILLNRAHAAPAAYPAGN
- a CDS encoding flagellar biosynthesis protein FlgN, with protein sequence MQVQEGAAALVMEQPVADIEAATEAAADALLPALLPDPGSEVVTADTVAARSDEMRGLLAAIRRLESIVEEETVALATGKKIDFDDFSARKSRSMLEFARLMRARMHLGGEIEITEEIQRLREKLERNRSVLEMHYDAVREVAAIIVKAVKDAESDGTYTGRAAQDGK
- a CDS encoding rod-binding protein, coding for MIVTATPDLVLDVLEAADPVAQRAATAKLDALKPSDADFAATMEAEVGKAKAAADRSVTTMSDAQLDAANGAPVQVIKAPASGEVYRKFEAFILQTFVETMLPKDSEEVFGKGTAGSVWKSMLAEQLGSQLAKGKGIGIARQLAAAHPPAPDVAGKAG
- the fliR gene encoding flagellar biosynthesis protein FliR produces the protein MIAGLADSVLVTFIVFCRIGACLMLVPGYSSVNVPPQVRLFVALVTTFALTPILIAVLKPLTDNAAPLTLALLICSELVVGSVIGLGGRVFFLALQTMATVMASAIGLSNIPGTPIGDTDPAPALVPLIMAAVTTLFFMTDQHWQVLRGLMNSYDVWHPGSRLGGSVALDLLVGRLSEAFVLTLRITSPFIVYSVIVNLAVGLINKLTPAIPVYFISVPFVLFGGFLLLYLTSDELLTQFMLGVSSWLAE
- the flhA gene encoding flagellar biosynthesis protein FlhA yields the protein MADTLTASLPSPRRLGADAFFAGGIVAMLTILFLPIPPILIDLGLAFSIALSALILMVALWIQRPLDFSAFPTVLLIATILRLALNVATTRLILSRGGEGEHAAGHVVAGFSKFVMGGDFVIGLIIFAILVTVNFVVITKGATRIAEVGARFTLDAIPGKQMAIDADLSAGLIDDKEAQRRRRELEEESAFFGAMDGASKFVRGDAIAGLLITAINIFGGIIIGVTHHGLTLSRAADVYTKLSVGDGLVSQMPALIVSLSAGLLVSKGGTRGSAEQAVLRQLGGYPRAVSAAALMMFVLALMPGLPMAPFVLLGGVMAFVGYSLPKRQAALKQKDDARKADERAQAEAKESVKEQLRTAEIELALGGHLSVHLLGSRNELAHRVAKIRKKFAKQYGFVIPEIKLSDNLSIDPKGYQIRIHDTRVAHGELRLGEVLVLVDKDGKPDVPGEEVVEPAFGMKALWVTEAFTDEVKRQGCKPVDNLSVLLTHLSEVIRANLAQLLSYKDMRALLDRLDPEYKRLVEDLCPSQISYSGLLAILKILLAERVSIRNLHLILEAIAEIAPHVRRSEQVAEHVRTRLAQQICGDLSDNGVLNVVRLGNRWDLAFHQSLKRDGKGDVVEFDADPRLIEQFATEASAAIRKFTESGTSVVLAVTPEARPYVRMILERVFPTLPILSHVEVARSAEIRALGAVS
- the fliQ gene encoding flagellar biosynthesis protein FliQ, with the translated sequence MNERDALDIVQAAIWTIIVASGPAVGAAMLVGTVIALIQALTQIQEVTLTFVPKIIVILLVVAVSGSFIGAHLSTFTEMVYSRIEHGF
- the flgD gene encoding flagellar hook assembly protein FlgD: MNVTSATDTTSKSSSSTTTTSSNSVDYNTFLQLLVAEMKNQDPTNPMDTAQYMSQFAQLSTVEQAMQTNSKLDALLSSQSLSQANGLIGKTVSFTDSTGASFSGKVISVSINSDGSIATLENGTKVAVGPGLTISQS
- the flbT gene encoding flagellar biosynthesis repressor FlbT → MKISLRAGERIYINGAVLRVDRKVSVELVNDVMFLLEGQVMQASDATTAMRQLYFIVQLMLMNPTDVRDASVLYAQHHAALVAVCESREMLDGLAAVDELVETTRYFEALKRIRALFPVEQAILAGAATHSPFEAA
- the flaF gene encoding flagellar biosynthesis regulator FlaF — translated: MTFEAYEAVVDESGHEARGRERQALSLGIDRLERIQRDVFRLEDLVESLLYVRRLWTIFIEDLSHPENGLPDKLRAEIISIGLWVVKEADRLREEKSNDVMQLIEINRLIRDAL
- a CDS encoding flagellar hook-associated family protein — its product is MMSANYISTLMLSSALRSSITNNQAALSKASKEATTGRFADVGLELGTGTGRDVSLRSEFNFADQLVDTNELVAGRLDVTQNRITQLGKTASEFLKNLIAARDADSGAKIILPSASANLQDLIGALNVSYNGAYLFGGIDTQTVPVTNYVAGSASKNQVDADFLASFGFPQSSASVSTITPAQMQNFLDNTLDTEFASPAWNANWSSATDQTLSSRISTTEVVDSSVSANQPGFRKLAEAYTMLTDLGNTNLSKDTFQVVVDKAISLVGGAINDLAVLGGTVGSIQQRVTGATEKLKIQKDILNDQIVKLEAVDPTEASVRVNTLQTQIQTALALTSQLQKISLINYL
- the flgK gene encoding flagellar hook-associated protein FlgK, with translation MSLTAALDSARASLMASGIQSSTISRNIAGASATGYSRKIAVLDNLPGTGVYVAAIQRAASGGLFTNVLTATSASAKQGVIYDGLQKIAASTVDDPELEQSPTAQLTKLKQALQQYANSTDNATLAQSAVTSAKDMVANLNQATKTVQSVREGADADMATSVANINQLLAQFDKVNTAIVKGTISGDDVTDYLDQRDNIVSKLSEEVGVSMSLRANGDAALYTDSGVVLFDKTARTVSFAATNVYTPGTTGNAVYIDGVPVTGANSVMPLKTGKLAGLAELRDNATVTYQSQLDEIARGLIDAFRESDQSATPTLADRPGLFTYPGAPAMPASATISVGLAGTISVAASVDPAAGGNPNLLRDGAISGNAAFNYNTTGNAGFSARLQQLINEMDAPQPFAVAAQAKPSGSVIEFASSSASWIESQRKTADDSVQYQNTLLDRSTAALSNVNGVNMDDEMALMLQVERTYSASSKIISTVDEMLQSLLAAVGN